The following is a genomic window from Labrus bergylta chromosome 2, fLabBer1.1, whole genome shotgun sequence.
cagcagcctcagaagagcctcctctgaagcagagtatttcttcaggtcaaacacgtccagatctttttctgatgacattaagatgaagaccagagctgaccactgagcaggagacagtttatctgtagagagacgtcctgatctcagggactgttggatctcctccactagagaacgatcattcagttcattcagacagtggaacagattgatgcttttctctgcagacagatcctcactgatattctccttgatgtactcgactgttttctgattggtctttgagccacttcctgtgtgtgtcagcagacctcgtatgagattctgattggtctttagagaaagaccgaggaggaagcggaggaagaagtccaggtgtccattaggactctgtaaggcctggtccacagcactctgatataaaagtgttgggtcaggtttttctctgaataccTTCGACCTCCgggatgttgtttgttcttctgacatcagattgactccagagttgatgaaggtcagatggacatgaagagcagccagaaactcctgaacactcagatggatgaagcagaacaccttgtcctggtacagtcctctctcctctttaaagatctgtgtgaacactcctgagtacactgaggctgctctgatatcgatgccacactctgtcaggtctgagtcatagaagatcaggtttcctttctgcagctgctcaaaagcccgttttcccagagactttatcatcttcctgctctctggactccagtgtggatctgtctcagctgctccatcatacttgatgttcttcagtttggactgaaccaccaggaagtggatgtacatctcagtcagggtcttgggtaGCTCTCatccctctctggtcttcagcacatcctccagaactgtagcagtgatccagcagaagactgggatgtggcacatgatgtggaggcttctggatgtcttgatgtgggagatgattctgttggcttgctcctcatttctgaacctcttcctgaagtactcttccttctgtgggtcagtgaaccctctgacctctgtcaccatgtgaacacactcaggagggatctgattggctgctgcaggtcgtgtggttatccagaggtgagcagagggaagcagtttccccctgatgaggttagtcagcagcacatccactgaggtggactctgtgacatcagtcagggtctcgttgtttttaaagtccagaggaagtcgacactcatccagaccgtcaaagatgaacacaacctggaactcttcaaacctgcagattcctgcttctttggtttcaggaaagaagtgatgaacaagttccaccaggctgaactttttcttcttcagcacattcagctctctgaaagtgaatggaaatgtgaactgtatgtcctggttgtctttgtcttcagcccagtccagagtgaacttctgtgttaagactgttttcccgatgccagccactccctttgtcatcactcttctgattggttcatctcttccaggtgaggctttaaagatgtcttcttgtctgatgattgtttctggtctgtgtggtttcctggatgctgtttcaatctgtctgacctcgtgttcatcattgacctctccagtccctccctctgtgatgtagagctctgtgtagatctggttcagaagggttgggtttcctgctttagcaatcccctcaaacacacactggaacttctccttcaggttagatttgagttcACGACGGCACTCTGCAGCGACtgttcctgaataaagaaagaactgaaatcaatgaacagatcctgatatagatgACATGAGTATCTGAGTTTCGAATTTTAAacgtctttgtctttttttctaaaatactaaatctgttaaaatgttcttactgctctgcagacagtcagccagctcctcctgcttcattctcctcaggaagtggagagtgatcttcaaaaatgcctctttacagtttctcccctgctcttcatcctcactctgactctctaagcattctgggtaatctggactcagaaccctgtggactctcttcagctcgttcttcacaaaggtgatgatgttctcctccagcagctggaacagaaggagacacaggatatttaatataaactggtagaactcaacatgtggttcatctgtcagtctgaaggtcagctggtctaaacagaacaataacttagaattaaattattgtaatggtagtgtattaattaacagtgtgttgcacacaccataaagatggagtccaggtctgttggattctgctggtctgattgatctctgtgaacgttggagctctcctgttgaactctgtgacaggacatattacacaagaaaacaacgggatatatataatgaaactctgagccaagatatgagtcttaaaacaacagagacataacatttacttcatttttaattctcaccttccatcagggGCTGCTACGTGCTACGTACTACAGGTGAGTGTATTAAATAATTtcctgctctacgtgtcagatgttaagttactcctcgtccttCTTTAGTGATAATctaataaatgtagtttatttttagctttggaggcgagggtgtctgagttagagagatgGCTCCGCACAcctgagtcagagtcatcgtatgcagcagtagttagccagccacctgtagccggtgcgggccgacatatttttttaacagtttttatcaCTCTCCTCCAGGTGCAATAGAACGTACAGTTAACAAACGGCACATTACCCCTGAAGTAGCCACAACTCTTACATAAAATCTTACAGAAATACCACCTTACCATCATCCTGTGAACAACTTGTTACCGATTTTAATTATAAACTGAGGACAGTGCTTGATGCCTGCGCTCCAATCACAACtaagacagtaaaaacaaaaaaggtcgTTCCATGGAAAAACAATGCGACCAATGCACTTAAGAGAGACTGcagactgcaaaacaaaaatagaaattgataaaaaatataCTTGTAGAAGCAATAAAAGACTACAACAAAGCCATCCGAAAATCAAGGCAAGAATATTTCTCAAACCTGATAAACAGCCCCAGACATCTTTTCAGGACAATAGATTCTCTGTTACACCCCACAACCAATAACAGCTCAGTGCTCTCAggatcttttaaaaaaaaaaaaataattctagtcttctagttaaccctcgaccaaagctgaattgttcttcttttgaaagccttgttcttagtctttcacatccagtctcaagaaccttttaggcagttctagttgttgtagtttgccgccctcctggcccatattctgaatttctatctgaatttgcagaattcttATCAAACTTattccttagcagtgatagaataattgttgtaggtgacttcaatatccatgtggatgttgataatgatagccttagcacagctttcatgtcattattagactctattggttttcacccagggtgtaaacgaacctactcatcgttttaaccacaccctggatcttgtttcaaagatcatttttaatcagattgttccagtttaaactggcagatggataatcagtaatcaggaggcagaggtgaagttctccacagttctctctgtttctattagaacagtatctcactcagaatacagccaacactgtgtctgtcctcaaattctttagactgatgaaagtaaagttaacagaagacgacttaaacataaacacagctcagaaagatgctgtggttagtaactgagatttacagatagtaacatgcagtaatatgatctcacagagagagagagagagagagagagagagagagagagagagagagagagagagagagagggagggagatataggagctcaaggtgccagctcccccagtagtctaagcctatagcagcataactaggagctgttCTACACCAGCGCCAGCCCTGACTATGAAATGTATAGTTacttttaagtctttaaaatggacgtgcagaagcagactctcagtgaatgaaatctgatattgtggacagtatgtctgtttgttttggtcatcattgggagtgaggaaggagaggactttcattctacctgagggaaaaacaaatatattaattcaataaaaatgctttaattggggtgctggtggacTAGCGGTTAGTGTGTGTATCCCATGTAGGGagactgtagccctccaagtgggtggctcaggttcaaatccgacctgtggctcctttcctgcatgtcattccccattctctctctccttgatttctgactctatctactgtcccgtctctaaataacagaacaaaaagcccaaaaataaatctttcctcagatttgtctctttttaaggtttggcctattattttgactttgtctaagaatatttagcttctttctagtagggctgtttttgctttgaagtcataaagtccatcacactgtcggctggttctgtgtcaggcaggttaagttctgacagggtCAGGAAATAGGATGCAGggaaggacccaaatgcagaaaaaaatggactcacagctgcaataaaatgattcttttccacattttacagccttcaggaaggtcagggttcaaatacaaacacttcaaaagaaaaaacacaaaatagaaccaaagcacacaatgatcatgaagtggtgagaaaactaaataaaggtgatgaggaaaatgaagacaggtgagtagagtagaagggaaggtctgggctattgaaacctagaagagaaggaggtgaattctgaggacctctggtggagaagtaggagaaacaggagaaaagtacgagtccagggagaggtgaacatggactgaagactgagagtgatgtaaatggctgaggatgaaagagtgagcctacagaaaagcagaacagagctcattgtcaatttcagatctcaccttccatcagcaggacgtccagcTTTAAAGTTCACAGGGCGACccatagaccggtcactcttcatggacacacagctgggtccaggagagtctggtctgtgttcctgcatcctgatacaaaaaaacagctggttaatgaaagcatttagaacaaagatcatttttaatcagattgttccagtttaaactggcagatggataatcagtaatcaggaggcagaggtgaagttctccacagttctctctgtttctattagaacagtatctcactcagaatacagccaacactgtgtctgtcctcaaattcttcagactgatgaaattaaagttaacagaagatGACTTAAagataaacacagctcagaaagatgctgtggttagtaactgagatttacagatagcaacatgcagtaatatgatctcacagagagagagagaaagagagagagggagagagagagagagagagggagggagatatgggagctcaaggtgccagttcccccagtagtctaagcctatagcagcataactaggagctggtctacaccagcgccagccctaactatacAATTTATAGTTACTTTTAagtcttttctttaaaatacagagtgtgtctgcctcccgtaccccactggaagatgattccagagtaGAGGAGcctgaaaactgaaggctctacctcccatagtacatttagagactgtaggaaccacgagcaggcctgataactgaaggctctacctctcTTAGTAAATTTAGAGaccgagcagcatttacaacgaGCAGCAACTACTGTTAGGATACAGaacagatcaagatcaagaacttgtccataacaacttcaggaacctcaacctggaactcacttctgggacaaagtcttcagactgacatcacttcagatgGGAATAAGTGCTGCTTGCACCATCacagtagtttttatattgtgagtaAGTCCAGTATATGGATCCTACaaggtttgtaaaaacactcaagagctttgaagatctttgtctgcagtcttcatgatACATCTGCTCACCAGTGTCCTGTCAAGATCACTGGACCAAATGTTTAGTATACCACCATGACATCATCCCTAATGTACTAAACATGCCTCAGCTGGACTCAGGTACCATTCACTAAAACAAGGATCAAGTGTTAAACTATGTAGTCCAGGAGAAAGTGTAGTCAGATATCAGTACAATGGTCAGCTGGATCAGCAGGATGTATGGACCAGGTAGGTTAGTGAACTTGACCTGCAGCTTTCAATGCCCAACATCTCACCAGCAGAAACTCATCAGGTTCAGGATCTGGGCTGTGGACAAAGTcaggacatccaacatccaccTCGTGGACCATAATCctctaatcacagtttttaaaccatGGCTCCCATCCTTGATGGTGCATGCTTTAAAATGGACAtgcagaagcagactctcagtgaatgaaatctgatattgtggacagtatgtctgtttgttttggtcatcattgggagtgaggaaggagaggactttcattctacctgagggaaaaacaaatatattaattcaataaaaatgctttaattggggtgctggtggacTAGCGGTTAGTGTGTGTATCCCATGTAGGGagactgtagccctccaagtgggtggctcaggttcaaatccgacctgtggctcctttcctgcatgtcattccccattctctctctccttgatttctgactctatctactgtcccgtctctaaataacggaacaaaaagcccaaaaataaatctttcctcagatttgtctctttttaaggtttggcctattattttgactttgtctaagaatatttagcttctttctagtagggctgtttttgctttgaattcataaagtccatcacactgtcggctggttctgtgtcaggcaggttaagttctgacagggtCAGGGAAATAGGGTGCAGggaaggacccaaatgcagaaaaaaatggactcacagctgcaataaaatgattcttttccacattttacagccttcaggcaggtcagggttcaaatacaaacacttcaaaagaaaaaacacaagatagaaccaaagcacacaatgatcatgaagtggtaagaaaactaaatgaaggtgatgaggaaaatgaagacaggtgagtagagtagaagggaaggtctgggctattgaaacctagaagagaaggaggtgaattctgaggacctctggtggagaagtaggagaaacaggagaaaagtacgagtcctgggagaggtgaacatggactgaagactgagagtgatgtaaatggctgaggatgaaagagtgagcctacagaaaagcagaacagagctctttgtcaatttcagatctcaccttccatcagcaggacgtccatctttaaagtccaCAGGGCGACccatagaccggtcactcttcatggacacacagctgggtccaggagagtctggtctctgttcctgcatcctgatacaaaaaaacaacattattagttactgtgagcagcagatgagacagtgatgatgatgatgatgatgatgatgatgatgatgatgatgatgatgatgatgaaggtggagagatgtgagtgttgagctgtgacatggagaagagtcatggacagttagagatcctcacctcagagcttcatgttcctcacacagagaggttttagagggagggactccctcctctgtgtcctcacactgatccatagcagagcgccccctgctgggagagctgcactctgtcactacaacaacactgatggagttcagctgctgaagtcacatccagtcaaagatcttcagctgtggagaaaacaaagagatgaagctgctgattcaccttcatcatcatcatcatcatcatcaccatcatcatcatcatcatcatcatcaccatcatcacctcactgtcagtctacaaacatcacatctacctggttcaccttcatcatcatcatcatcatcacctcactgtcagtctacaaacatcacatctacctggttcaccttcatcatcatcatcatcatcatcatcatcacctcactgtcagtctaaaaacatcacatctacctggttcaccttcatcatcatcatcatcatcatcatcacctcactgtcaatctactaacatcacatctacctggttcaccttcatcatcatcatcatcatcacctcactgtcagtctacaaacatcacatctacctggttcaccttcatcatcatcatcatcatcacctcactgtcagtctaaaaacatcacatctacctggttcaccttcatcatcatcatcatcatcatcatcacctcactgtcagtctacaaacatcacatctacctggttcaccttcatcatcatcatcatcatcacctcactgtcagtctactaacatcacatctacctggttcaccttcatcatcatcatcatcatcatcatcacctcactgtcagtctactaacatcacatctacctggttcaccttcatcatcatcatcatcatcatcatcacctcactgtcagtctactaacatcacatctacctggttcaccttcatcatcatcatcatcatcacctcactgtcagtctactaacatcacatctacctggttcaccttcatcatcatcatcatcatcatcacctcactgtcagtctactaacatcacatctacctggttcaccttcatcatcatcatcatcacctcactgtcagtctactaacatcacatctacctggttcaccttcatcatcatcatcatcatcatcatcacctcactgtcagtctactaacatcacatctacctggttcaccttcatcatcatcatcatcatcatcacctcactgtcagtctactaacatcacatctacctggttcaccttcatcatcatcatcatcatcatcacctcactgtcagtctactaacatcacatctacctggttcaccttcatcatcatcatcatcacctcactgtcagtctactaacatcacatctacctggttcaccttcatcatcatcatcatcatcacctcactgtcagtctgctaacatcacatctacctggttcaccttcatcatcatcatcatcatcatcatcatcatcatcatcatctcactgtcagtctactaacatcacatctacctggttcaccttcatcatcatcatcatcatcatcatcatcatcatcatcatctcactgtcagtctacaaacatcacatctacctggttcaccttcatcatcatcatcatcatcacctcactgtcagtctactaacatcacatctacctggttcaccttcatcatcatcatcatcatcacctcactgtcagtctactaacatcacatctacctggttcaccttcatcatcatcatcatcatcacctcactgtcagtctgctaacatcacatctacctggttcaccttcatcatcatcatcatcatcatcatcatcatcatcatctcactgtcagtctactaacatcacatctacctggttcaccttcatcatcatcatcatcacctcactgtcagtctactaacatcacatctacctggttcaccttcatcatcatcatcatcatcacctcactgtcagtctactaacatcacatctacctggttcaccttcatcatcatcatcatcatcatcacctcactgtcagtctactaacatcacatctacctggttcaccttcatcatcatcatcatcacctcactgtcagtctactaacatcacatctacctggttcaccttcatcatcatcatcatcatcacctcactgtcagtctgctaacatcacatctacctggttcaccttcatcatcatcatcatcatcatcatcatcatcatcatcatcatcatctcactgtcagtctactaacatcacatctacctggttcaccttcatcatcatcatcatcatcatcatcatcatcatcatcatctcactgtcagtctacaaacatcacatctacctggttcaccttcatcatcatcatcatcatcacctcactgtcagtctactaacatcacatctacctggttcaccttcatcatcatcatcatcatcacctcactgtcagtctactaacatcacatctacctggttcaccttcatcatcatcatcatcatcacctcactgtcagtctgctaacatcacatctacctggttcaccttcatcatcatcatcatcatcatcatcatcatcatcatctcactgtcagtctactaacatcacatctacctggttcaccttcatcatcatcatcatcatcatcatcatcatcatcatcatctcactgtcagtctactaacatcacatctacctggttcaccttcatcatcatcatcatcacctcactgtcagtctactaacatcacatctacctggttcaccttcatcatcatcatcatcatcacctcactgtcagtctactaacatcacatctacctggttcaccttcatcatcatcatcatcatcacctcactgtcagtctactaacatcacatctacctggttcaccttcatcatcatcatcatcatcatcatcacctcactgtcagtctactaacatcacatctacctggttcaccttcatcatcatcatcatcatcacctcactgtcagtctactaacatcacatctacctggttcaccttcatcatcatcatcatcatcacctcactgtcagtctactaacatcacatctacctggttcaccttcaccttcatcatcatcatcatcatcatcatcatcatcatcatcatcatcacctcactgtcagtctacaaacatcacatctacctggttcaccttcatcatcatcatcatcacctcactgtcagtctacaaacatcacatctacctggttcaccttcatcatcatcatcatcatcaccacctcactacaaacatcacatctacctggttcaccttcatcatcatcatcatcaccttactgtcagtctacaaacatcacatctacctggttcaccttcatcatcatcatcatcatcatcacctcactgtcagtctactaacatcacatctacctggttcaccttcatcatcatcatcatcatcacctcactgtcagtctactaacatcacatctacctggttcaccttcatcatcatcatcatcatcacctcactgtcagtctactaacatcacatctacctggttcaccttcatcatcatcatcatcatcatcacctcactgtcagtctactaacatcacatctacctggttcacctggTGTTATGATCTAATCTTCAGTTCTCTCTTATAGTAGATGATTTATTACTCTCAGATGTTCTGTTCTTGTCAGACTGATTATCCAGCTGAAGTATTAAAGTAGTTGTAGGTTCTGAATGTATTCACTGCACAGTCTGTAACTTGGACATGAATCACTCTTTTTTAAGATCTGTCATCATCTCCTTCTTGTTCTAATTTgatgaatttaaatgattttatttaaacttttatgaattgaacttttttgaattgATCCTCTAGCATCTGTAGTGTCCCACCTGAAGGCATGTATTTATATTCCTTATAATCAACATTTATATAAAGTGGTAATGAATAATCATAATAGTATTTCAGTATAATAATGAACTAAAAgacacatattatgcaaattagataaataaataataatagtgtGAGGGTTGCATATTATAAACATAACATAATCAACTAAGGATGAAATGCAGAAGGGCACATGTGCACATGAATTCAAACTGAGCCTACAAAGTGAAACTCATCAAGGATAGAGTGAAAAAAGTTAATGCTTAGATGAAATTTTGCATGGTCAAAGAGTGAGGTCTCAAGTTTCATACGAGCTCGCTTTTGGGGTAATTAAGTAATAAATCTTAAGCTAACCTGACATTTACGAGAGGTGAAGGAGagacaaatacaagaaaaaggACCATCATTCCAAGAAAACCTGCCATACATGCTTTGTTGGTGTGTCGATGTCCGGTCACAAGATGGTTGGCCAGATATATACCCCATTTATCAAGAAGACATGACATTGCAGTAGGTTTTTTTTGACTGCTAACTTCTGAAAATAGCATGTGGCAATGTATGGGACATGGCTGGGGCTGTGAAGCCCACGTGGGACATAGTTAGAGCTATCAGGCCCATGTGGGACACAGATGGATCTATAAAGCCCATGTGGAGGAGGCGGATACCATCTCCACGCCCTCAGCAAGATAAGTATATATTGTGGGATATTCTTTGTCTTGGTCAGTCGTCTGCAGGCGGCTCACTACTTTGGATTCTGAGAAAGATGAATAAAGCTTTTAGTTCTCAGTTTGTTTGTCTCCTGGGTCCAGTCtctgaagaaagacaaacaagctttaaaacaccACTTAGAACTTCAAAAGGACAGTTAgatttagagtttaaaatgttgatgtctTTGTTGGTCTGGTCACAGGCAAAAACTGACCCTGCCTATTTTctggatttattaaaaaaaaggacactacacatcaataaagttttatcttatcagaggaggcttcactgcaggactt
Proteins encoded in this region:
- the LOC136181153 gene encoding protein NLRC3-like, with the protein product MKQEELADCLQSRTVAAECRRELKSNLKEKFQCVFEGIAKAGNPTLLNQIYTELYITEGGTGEVNDEHEVRQIETASRKPHRPETIIRQEDIFKASPGRDEPIRRVMTKGVAGIGKTVLTQKFTLDWAEDKDNQDIQFTFPFTFRELNVLKKKKFSLVELVHHFFPETKEAGICRFEEFQVVFIFDGLDECRLPLDFKNNETLTDVTESTSVDVLLTNLIRGKLLPSAHLWITTRPAAANQIPPECVHMVTEVRGFTDPQKEEYFRKRFRNEEQANRIISHIKTSRSLHIMCHIPVFCWITATVLEDVLKTREG